TGTCGGCCAGGGGATTGCCGAGCGCAAGGCGATCCAGGCCGCCCGCCTCGCCGCCGCGCCCGATGGGGCCAAGCGGATCAAGATGGCCGAGCAGATCTCGATCCTCAAGGCGCTGGCGGTCGAACGCCCGCTGTCCTGGAGCCCCGATCGTGCCGCCGCCTATATCGAGGGCTCCCGCCTCGTCGCGGCGGCCTGCGCCGACGCCAGCCCGCTGCTGGCCGAACGCTATGCCGCCGCCATGGCGGATGCCTTGCGCTGACCGGGCACCGGGAGTCTGAGGGCCGGTCGTTCATGACAGGCCGTATTTCCTGATCTTGTCGTGCAGCGTGGTCTTGGCGATCTGCAATTCCTCCGCTGCACGGGCGAGGCTGTGGCCGGTGCGGCGCAGTGTGTCGGCGATCAGCGCGCGTTCGAAGGCCTCCACCGCTTCGGCCAGCGGCCGGGCGGTCGCCGGGTGGGCGGAGGCGAAAGGCGGGAAGCCCTGTTCGATGCCCAGAACGCAGCGGTCGGCGACATTGTGCAACTCGCGCACATTGCCCGGCCAGTCATAGGCCATCAGCCGGCGCATCCGCTCGGCATCCGGCGGCGGCACCGGGCGACCGTGGCGGGCGGCGGCCTGCAGGACGAACTGCTCGAACAGCAGCGGGATGTCCTCGCGCCGCTCGCGCAGGGGCGGCAGTGGCAGGTTGGCGACGTTCAGGCGGTAATAGAGGTCGGCGCGGAACTGCCCGCGGTCGGCCAGCTCGCGCAAATCCACCTTGGTCGCGGCGATCACCCGGCAGTCGACATGGATCGGCGTGTTGGAGCCCAGCCGTTCCAGCGTGCGTTCCTGCAGGACGCGCAGGAACTTGATCTGCACCGGCATCGGCATGCTCTCGATCTCGTCGAGGAACAGTGTGCCGCCATTGGCATGCTCCACCTTGCCGATCCGGCGCTTGCCGGCCCCGGTGAAGGCACCGGCCTCATGCCCGAAGATCTCGCTGTCGATCAGGCTTTCCGGCAGGCCGCCGCAATTGATGGCGACGAAATTGCCGGCACGGCGCGGGCTGGCATCGTGCAGGCAACGCGCCGCCAGTTCCTTGCCGGAGCCGGTTTCGCCATGGATCAGCACGTCGGCGGCGGAGTTGGCGAGGTCGCCGATCAGCCGGCGCACCCGCTCCATCTGCGGCGATCCGCCGACCAGCCGCGCTTCGATGCTGTCGCGATTCTGCAGCCGGGCGCGCAGTTCGCGGACTTCCAGCGTCAGCCGCCGCTTCTCCAGCGCCCGGCGCACGACCTCGACCAGATAGTCGGGGGAGAAGGGCTTCTCGATGAAGTCGTGGGCGCCCAGCTTCATCGCCTGCACCGCCATCGACACGTCGCCGTGGCCGGTCATCAGCACCACCGGCAGATCCGGATCGGCCGCAAGCAGCGCCGAAAGCAGCTCCATGCCATCCATGCCCGGCAGGCGGATGTCGGTGACGACCACGCCGGGAAAGCCGTCGGCCACCAGCCGCCGCGCCTTTTCCGCGCTGTCCACCGCCTCGGTCGGGATGTCCTCCAACTCCAGCGCCTGCTGGCAGCCGAGGCTGACGTTCGGGTCGTCCTCGACGATCAAAGCCTTCAAGGGCATGGCCTTCAAGGGCAGGGCGTTCGGGGGCAGGGCGTTCAGGGCTGGGGCGGC
Above is a genomic segment from Azospirillum ramasamyi containing:
- a CDS encoding sigma-54-dependent transcriptional regulator is translated as MPLKALIVEDDPNVSLGCQQALELEDIPTEAVDSAEKARRLVADGFPGVVVTDIRLPGMDGMELLSALLAADPDLPVVLMTGHGDVSMAVQAMKLGAHDFIEKPFSPDYLVEVVRRALEKRRLTLEVRELRARLQNRDSIEARLVGGSPQMERVRRLIGDLANSAADVLIHGETGSGKELAARCLHDASPRRAGNFVAINCGGLPESLIDSEIFGHEAGAFTGAGKRRIGKVEHANGGTLFLDEIESMPMPVQIKFLRVLQERTLERLGSNTPIHVDCRVIAATKVDLRELADRGQFRADLYYRLNVANLPLPPLRERREDIPLLFEQFVLQAAARHGRPVPPPDAERMRRLMAYDWPGNVRELHNVADRCVLGIEQGFPPFASAHPATARPLAEAVEAFERALIADTLRRTGHSLARAAEELQIAKTTLHDKIRKYGLS